CGGGCACGGGCCTTCGCGATCGGGGGACGGGCGCCAGTACTCGGCGTCCGGGGCCCCGGTGGGAACGGCGGACCACGGCACTTCTGGCCGAGTCGGCCGAAATGACGGAGAAGGGCGTCCAGTTGGCGACGGCGGACTTCGCCGACTGGCTCGCCGAACGCAGACGCGAGCACGTCTTCGCGGTGCGCAGGATCGACTTCGCGGATCTCAAGGGATGGCATTTCATCTCCCGCACCGGAAACCTGGTACACAATTCCGGACGCTTCTTCACGGTCGAGGGACTTCATGTACGCACCACGACCGGCCTCTTCCCCGAGTGGCATCAGCCGATCATCCGGCAGCCCGAGGTGGGCATTCTCGGGATTCTGGCGAAGGAGTTCGACGGGGTCCTGCACTTTCTGATGCAGGCGAAGATGGAACCGGGGAATCCGAACCTTCTCCAGCTGTCCCCGACCGTGCAGGCGACCCGCAGCAACTACACACGGGTGCACCGCGGTTCGCCGGTCCGCTATCTGGAGTACTTCGCCGGGCCGCGCCGGGGGCGGGTGCTCGCCGACGTGCTGCAGTCCGAGCACGGCTCGTGGTTCTACCGCAAGAACAACCGCAACATGATCGTCGAGACGAGTGACGAGGTGCCACCGCACCCCGACTTCTGCTGGCTCACCCTGGGCCAGCTGGACGCCCTGCTCGGCCGTGACAACACCGTCAACATGGATGCGCGCACCGTGCTGTCGAGTCTGCCGCCCCGCACCGACGACCCGGCCGGCCGTCTCGCGCTGAACCCGGACGTCGACGTGCTGAGCTGGCTCACCGAGCACCGCTCCACCCACGACTGGACCATCGAGCCGGTGCCGCTGCTGGGGCTGCCCGAATGGCGGCGCACCGAGCGCGAGATCACCCGCGAGGACGGGCGCTACTTCGACGTCGTCGCCGTGGCCGTAGAGGCCGCCAGCCGGGAGGTCACGAGCTGGACCCAGCCCCTGATCGAGCCGCGCGGCGAGGGGGTGACCGCGTTTCTCGTGCACGAGTTCGACGGGGTGCCCCATGTCCTGGCGCACGCCCGGATGGAGGGCGGCCTGCCCGGTGTGGTGGAGGTGGCGCCCACCGTGCAGTGCGTACCGGAGAACTATCCGGCCGACCGGCGTCCACGCCACCTCGACCAGGTGCTGTCCGCTCCGCCGTCCCGGATCCGCTACTCGGCGCTCCACTCGGAGGAGGGCGGCCGCTTCCGCGACGCGGTCAGCCGCTATCTGCTGGTCGACGCCGAGGACGCCCTGGCTCGTGAGCAACTTCCTCCGGATTACGCCTGGTTGAGCGTCCGGCAACTGGAGCGGCTGACCGGCGCCGGACTCGCCGTGAACGTACAGGCGCGGACGCTGCTGGCGTGTCTGCGCTCCGTGCCGGACGCGTCATGACCACGGCCCCGGGCACAGACACGGGCGTCGGCACGGGCGTCGGCACGGGCACAGGCGTCGGTATCGCCACGGACGCCGGCTCCCCCTCCGCCACGGACGCCGACACCCGCTCCGGCACTGGCATCGGTACCCGCTCCGGCCCCGGACCCGGCCCCGAAGCCGCTTGTGCCCCGTTGCGGATCGGTGTGCTCGGTGCGGCCTCCATCGCCCGGCGGCGGATGCTTCCCGCGTTCGCCGCCGCGCCCGAGACGCGGATCACCGCGATCGCCACCCGTGAACCGGGCCGCTGCGACGACCTCGCCGACGCCCACGGCTGCGCCGCCGTCACGGGATACGGGGCGATGCTCGCCCGGCCGGACGTCGACGCCGTGTACATCCCGACCCCCGCCTCGCTGCACGCGCGCTGGGCCCATGAAGCGCTGCTGGCCGGCAAGCACGTCCTGGTCGAGAAGCCGCTGACCTCCGACCCGGCCGAAGCGACACGGCTCACCGCACTCGCCGCGTCCCGCTCCCTCGTCCTGATGGAGAACGTGATGTTCGTCCATCATGGCGCGCACTCCAGGGTCGCCGAGCTGGTGCGCTCCGGCACGATCGGCCGACTACGGCACTTCCAGGCCGTGTTCACCATCCCTGCCCTGCCCGACGATGACATACGGCACCGGCCTGACCTGGGCGGCGGCGCCCTCGTCGATGTCGGCGTGTACCCGCTGCGCGCCGCCGGCCACTTCCTCGGCACGGGGCTCCAGGTGGCGGGCGCCACGCTGGTGGACGAGCCACGGTACGGAGTGGACACAGCCGGCGCCGTCCTGCTGCGCACGCCCGGCCCCGACCCCGTCACGGCGCACCTCGTGTTCGGCATGCGCCACGCCTACGAGTCGTCCTACGAACTGTGGGGCAGCCACGGCCGTATCCGGGTCGAGCGGGCCTTCACTCCGCCCGCCGATCAGGCGCCGATCGTACGGGTGCGCACCGACCGGGAACAGACCCACGGCCTGCCGGCGGAGGACCAGGTCCGCGCCACGGTAAGGGCGTTCGCCTCGGCCGCGCTGGGCCGGCCCGGCGCGGCCGAGGCGGCCCGGCTGGGCGCGCAGTGGGCGGTCGAGCTGGCCCGGCTGCTCGCCGCCGTGCGCGTCACAGCCTCAGGTGCCGCCTGACGACGTCGAGGACCTCCCCCGACCGGTCGTTGAGGTAGAAGTGTCCGCCGGGAAAGACATGCACATCGCAGGGACCGCCGGTGTGCGCGGCCCAGGAACGGGCCTCCGCCACCGTCGTCGTGCTGTCGTCGTCACCGGTGAGCACGGTGACCGGGCAGCCGAGCAGGTCACCGGGGCGCGGCTCGTACGTCTCCACGGCCCGGTAGTCGCCGCGGATCGTCGGCAGCACCATGCGCAGCAGTTCCTCGTTCTCGAAGACCTGGTCGTCGGTGCCGCTCAGCGCGCGCACGGCGCGCATCAGGTCCGTGTCGCTGCGCTTGTGCAGGTCCTCGCTGGGCCGCAGCGCCGAGGGCGCACGCCGCCCCGACACGAACAGCCGTACCGGAGCGCGGCCGGCTTCCTCCAGACGCAACGCCACCTCGTGAGCGACCAGGGCTCCCATGCTGTGCCCGAACAGGGCGAGGGGGCGGTCGTCGGACCCCGCCACGGCCTCGGTGATCCGCTCGGCCAGCTCCTGGACGCTGCCCAGCGGCTGCTCCGTACGGCGGTCCTGGCGCCCGGGGTACTGCACGGCCAGGACATCGGCGCCGGGCGCGAGCGCGCGGGCCACCGGAACGTAGTAACTGGCCGCTCCACCCGCGTGCGGCAGGCACAGCAGCCGGACGGCGGCGTCGGGAGCGGGCTGGTATCGGCGTATCCATACGCCGCTGTCGACCGCAGAGGTCATCACTGTTCTCGCTTCCTTGCGATGGGTCCAGCGGGTCGACCGTCCCGGGGGCCGTGCGGCCCCCGGAACGGTCCGAGGGTCAGGTGACGGGAAGTTCGGCGGCGAGCTCCCGGCCGAGGTGCTGGGCGAGCTCGGCCGGATTGAGGTGGTCGTAGATGAGCTCGGCGGTCAGCCGCAGCCCGGTGACAGCGCTGAGTCGGTGGCTGAACTCGACCGCTGTGAGGGAGGCGAAGCCGAGGTCCATGAAATCGCCCTCCGCGGTGATCCCCTCCACTGAGAAGTGGCCGAGGACGGCAGCGACCTGCCCGCGTACCAGCTCCACCAGGGTCTCGACCCGCTGCACCGCGTCTCGCTCCGCGAGCACGCGGCGCAGCGACTCCGGTCCGTCGACGCCCGCGAGGAGTCCGGCCGCGTCTCCCGCGGCCGCCGGCCCCGCCGCGTCGAGGGCGGCACGGGCCTGGGGAATCCGCACGAGGAAGCGGTGCCCTCGCGCGTCGGGCCGCTGAGCGACGTACCGCGCCCAGTCCGTGCTGGTCGTCGCGAGCACTCCGTCACCCCGGTCGACGGCCCGGCCCAGCACCGCGGGGGCGAGGGTGTCGGGGTCGGCGGCCACCAGCCGTACCGTGACCCCGCCCGCGGTGCGCTCACGGGCCACAGCCTCGAGCCAGGCGGCCATCGCGGCGCGGACGGGGTCGGTGAGGGTGGGGGTGGGGGTGGGTATGGGGGCGGAGGCGGGGACGGGGACGGGGACGGAGACAGCAGGGCGACTGCCTGAGGCGGGGCTCCTGTCGTCATCGAGGTCGGCGCCGTGTTCGTCGGCGCCGTGTTCGTCGGTGCCGTGTTCGTCGGTGCCGTGTTCGTCGGTGCCTCCGAGCAGGTCGGTGATCGGCACCACGAGGAACACCGCGACGGGGTCCGGGCCTTCGGCGAGCGCCGCCAAGGGGCCGACCATGGACAGTTCCGCGCCCAGCAGCCCGTCCAGCGTCTTGTCCAACGGCCCGTCGGCCACCTCGGTCCCCGGCATGTGGATCACGGCCGTAAGGGGAGAGTCGGACCCGGAG
This window of the Streptomyces sp. NBC_01275 genome carries:
- a CDS encoding thioesterase II family protein → MTSAVDSGVWIRRYQPAPDAAVRLLCLPHAGGAASYYVPVARALAPGADVLAVQYPGRQDRRTEQPLGSVQELAERITEAVAGSDDRPLALFGHSMGALVAHEVALRLEEAGRAPVRLFVSGRRAPSALRPSEDLHKRSDTDLMRAVRALSGTDDQVFENEELLRMVLPTIRGDYRAVETYEPRPGDLLGCPVTVLTGDDDSTTTVAEARSWAAHTGGPCDVHVFPGGHFYLNDRSGEVLDVVRRHLRL
- a CDS encoding Gfo/Idh/MocA family protein, with product MSALRAGRVMTTAPGTDTGVGTGVGTGTGVGIATDAGSPSATDADTRSGTGIGTRSGPGPGPEAACAPLRIGVLGAASIARRRMLPAFAAAPETRITAIATREPGRCDDLADAHGCAAVTGYGAMLARPDVDAVYIPTPASLHARWAHEALLAGKHVLVEKPLTSDPAEATRLTALAASRSLVLMENVMFVHHGAHSRVAELVRSGTIGRLRHFQAVFTIPALPDDDIRHRPDLGGGALVDVGVYPLRAAGHFLGTGLQVAGATLVDEPRYGVDTAGAVLLRTPGPDPVTAHLVFGMRHAYESSYELWGSHGRIRVERAFTPPADQAPIVRVRTDREQTHGLPAEDQVRATVRAFASAALGRPGAAEAARLGAQWAVELARLLAAVRVTASGAA
- a CDS encoding NDP-hexose 2,3-dehydratase family protein, with amino-acid sequence MTEKGVQLATADFADWLAERRREHVFAVRRIDFADLKGWHFISRTGNLVHNSGRFFTVEGLHVRTTTGLFPEWHQPIIRQPEVGILGILAKEFDGVLHFLMQAKMEPGNPNLLQLSPTVQATRSNYTRVHRGSPVRYLEYFAGPRRGRVLADVLQSEHGSWFYRKNNRNMIVETSDEVPPHPDFCWLTLGQLDALLGRDNTVNMDARTVLSSLPPRTDDPAGRLALNPDVDVLSWLTEHRSTHDWTIEPVPLLGLPEWRRTEREITREDGRYFDVVAVAVEAASREVTSWTQPLIEPRGEGVTAFLVHEFDGVPHVLAHARMEGGLPGVVEVAPTVQCVPENYPADRRPRHLDQVLSAPPSRIRYSALHSEEGGRFRDAVSRYLLVDAEDALAREQLPPDYAWLSVRQLERLTGAGLAVNVQARTLLACLRSVPDAS